A part of Cotesia glomerata isolate CgM1 linkage group LG4, MPM_Cglom_v2.3, whole genome shotgun sequence genomic DNA contains:
- the LOC123262656 gene encoding protein yippee-like 5 — translation MGVIFLEHIGGARLFSCASCDTNLTNRGQLISTRFTGATGRAFLFNKVVNLNYSEVQDRVMLTGRHMVRDVSCKNCDAKLGWVYEFATDDNQRYKEGRVILERALVTESDGMGENI, via the exons atgggtgttatttttttggagCATATTGGAGGAGCTCGTTTATTTTCTTGTGCATCATGTGATACTAATTTAACAAACAGAGGTCAGCTGATCAGCACACGATTTACAGGAGCTACTGGACGTGCTTTTCTTTTCAACAAagttgttaatttaaattacag TGAAGTTCAAGATCGTGTAATGCTAACAGGGAGACACATGGTCAGAGATGTAAGCTGTAAAAATTGTGATGCTAAACTCGGCTGGGTTTACGAGTTCGCTACTGATGACAATCAACGTTACAAAGAAGGACGTGTCATTTTAGAAAGAGCTCTTGTTACAGAAAGCGACGGAATgggagaaaatatttaa
- the LOC123262989 gene encoding uncharacterized protein LOC123262989, with product MSGALYGINIDGLEEQMEKKKIGGTAIGNKRIYAMKYADDVALVAESGGELRSMLNELRKYTKENKMEVNAEKTKIIICRNGGRKKKEKKWTYEGEEIEEVKEVKYLGYWFTTKNSAAKQRKEMARKAQKATNAVWGIIKRSKRNSIRERMYLMNTVAKSVAMYGVEVWGWEKSEEIRRVHRRLCKMALGVSRDTPGYI from the coding sequence ATGAGCGGTGCATTATATGGAATAAATATAGATGGACTCGAAGAGCAGatggaaaaaaagaaaatcggGGGGACGGCGATAGGGAACAAGCGAATATATGCGATGAAATACGCAGATGATGTGGCACTAGTAGCAGAATCAGGAGGAGAACTAAGAAGTATGCTGAATGAACTGAGAAAATATACCAAAGAAAATAAGATGGAGGTAAATGCAGAGAAAACAAAGATAATAATATGCAGAAATGGaggaagaaagaaaaaagaaaaaaaatggacaTATGAAGGGGAGGAAATAGAGGAAGTAAAAGAGGTGAAATATTTAGGATACTGGTTTACGACAAAGAATAGTGCAGCAAAGCAAAGAAAGGAGATGGCGAGAAAGGCACAAAAAGCAACGAACGCGGTATGGGGTATAATAAAGAGAAGCAAAAGGAACAGTATAAGGGAGAGGATGTATCTGATGAACACGGTGGCGAAATCTGTAGCTATGTATGGAGTAGAAGTGTGGGGGTGGGAAAAATCGGAGGAGATTAGGAGAGTGCATAGAAGGTTGTGCAAGATGGCTTTAGGAGTGAGTAGGGACACACCAGGGTACATATAG
- the LOC123263068 gene encoding uncharacterized protein DDB_G0289357 isoform X1, whose amino-acid sequence MAANDQVTEQREPEEPAHHARRPMNAFLIFCKRHRGSVRLHFPHLENRAVTRVLGEWWATLHPDQKQSYINLAQEYKDAFLNANPDFKWYKLPAPPLRTLTTRPTNKKPDVGSSYEENSTSTSDSNYESSTYTSNVNNNAIQPGKLADESQIGGLSSLFTPQKNQPHHKKGADVDRIPDDDEDDDFVDDDDDDDELPNIEKKNIKNGTEEIVIPKPPKKRYTELPINLEQKKDCKADLFGGSRTDNAESNNNSSSNNNNNKHHLDLDEEGKKRDTNSYIEVNSPEDGNFRSERSCKGLRYQKFLAEQVRNIGSTTQQNKRRRTGLNKVTGVEKHTKERRNSISSNVSEKTDSLSSEGGNSSRSDLEHLVDSAEGKVEASKPENTGTDEAEYELWTRKRFKAEDFNLEKKIEALPSLSLEEFQEKKKQQRTKKKKLPQKLNISSITKRTSVNQNKIGQLDSQANDRKETNEIINLHDETTNAHLVGSQKRKARKQSITRNTSATSSKNSTEEKNQPWCASPDLEALACLAELAANRTKLTK is encoded by the exons ATGGCTGCCAACGATCAAGTGACG gAGCAAAGAGAACCGGAAGAACCAGCTCATCATGCGAGGCGGCCAATGAATGCTTTTCTCATATTTTGTAAACGACATCGGGGATCAGTGAGACTGCATTTTCCTCATCTTGAAAATCGAGCTGTGACTCGGGTTCTTGGTGAATGGTGGGCTACTTTACATCCAGATCAAAAACAATCGTATATTAATTTAGCTCAGGAG tATAAAGATGCATTTCTAAATGCTAATCCAGATTTTAAATGGTATAAACTACCCGCTCCACCATTGAGAACTTTAACAACAAGACCAACAAACAAAAAGCCGGATGTTGGATCGAGTTATGAAGAAAATTCAACATCTACTAGTGACTCAAATTACGAGTCTTCCACTTACACAAGTAATGTTAATAACAATGCCATTCAACCAGGTAAATTAGCCGATGAATCTCAGATTGGTGGGCTGAGTTCATTATTTACACCTCAAAAAAATCAACCTCATCACAAGAAAGGGGCTGATGTTGATCGTATTCCTGACgatgatgaagatgatgaCTTTGTTGATGACgacgatgatgatgacgaATTACCAAAtatagaaaagaaaaatataaaaaatggtaCTGAGGAAATAGTTATACCTAAACCACCAAAAAAACGTTATACGGAATTACCAATAAActtggaacaaaaaaaagacTGTAAAGCTGACTTGTTTGGTGGATCAAGGACAGATAATGCCGAGTCTAAtaacaacagcagcagcaataataacaacaataagcATCATCTTGACTTAGATGAAGAGGGAAAAAAACGCGACACGAATTCTTACATAGAAGTAAATAGTCCAGAAGATGGTAATTTTCGAAGTGAGCGTAGTTGCAAGGGATTAcgttatcaaaaatttcttgctGAACAGGTGAGAAATATTGGATCAACGACACAACAAAATAAACGACGACGAACTGGCCTTaacaa AGTTACTGGCGTTGAAAAGCATACAaaggaaagaagaaattcGATATCGTCCAATGTAAGCGAAAAGACTGATTCATTGAGCAGTGAAGGAGGGAATAGTTCACGTAGTGACTTGGAGCATCTTGTTGACAG tgCTGAAGGTAAAGTCGAAGCTTCGAAGCCTGAAAATACTGGAACAGACGAAGCAGAGTACGAGCTGTGGACACGTAAACGATTCAAAGCCGA agATTTTaatctggaaaaaaaaatagaagcaTTACCATCATTAAGTTTAGAAGAATTCcaagaaaagaaaaaacaacaacgtactaaaaagaaaaaattaccccaaaaattaaatataagttCGATAACTAAACGTACTTCggttaatcaaaataaaatcgGACAACTCGATTCTCAAGCTAATGATCGGAAAGAaactaatgaaattattaatttacacgATGAGACCACTAATGCTCATTTAGTTGGTAGCCAAAAGCGAAAAGCTCGTAAACAAAGTATAACGCGTAATACTTCAGCGACTTCTTCGAAAAATTCTACCGAGGAAAAAAATCAAC catgGTGTGCATCGCCCGATCTCGAAGCACTGGCGTGTCTTGCAGAATTAGCTGCAAATAGAACGAAACTTACCaagtaa
- the LOC123263068 gene encoding uncharacterized protein DDB_G0289357 isoform X2, whose translation MEKEQREPEEPAHHARRPMNAFLIFCKRHRGSVRLHFPHLENRAVTRVLGEWWATLHPDQKQSYINLAQEYKDAFLNANPDFKWYKLPAPPLRTLTTRPTNKKPDVGSSYEENSTSTSDSNYESSTYTSNVNNNAIQPGKLADESQIGGLSSLFTPQKNQPHHKKGADVDRIPDDDEDDDFVDDDDDDDELPNIEKKNIKNGTEEIVIPKPPKKRYTELPINLEQKKDCKADLFGGSRTDNAESNNNSSSNNNNNKHHLDLDEEGKKRDTNSYIEVNSPEDGNFRSERSCKGLRYQKFLAEQVRNIGSTTQQNKRRRTGLNKVTGVEKHTKERRNSISSNVSEKTDSLSSEGGNSSRSDLEHLVDSAEGKVEASKPENTGTDEAEYELWTRKRFKAEDFNLEKKIEALPSLSLEEFQEKKKQQRTKKKKLPQKLNISSITKRTSVNQNKIGQLDSQANDRKETNEIINLHDETTNAHLVGSQKRKARKQSITRNTSATSSKNSTEEKNQPWCASPDLEALACLAELAANRTKLTK comes from the exons ATGGAGAAG gAGCAAAGAGAACCGGAAGAACCAGCTCATCATGCGAGGCGGCCAATGAATGCTTTTCTCATATTTTGTAAACGACATCGGGGATCAGTGAGACTGCATTTTCCTCATCTTGAAAATCGAGCTGTGACTCGGGTTCTTGGTGAATGGTGGGCTACTTTACATCCAGATCAAAAACAATCGTATATTAATTTAGCTCAGGAG tATAAAGATGCATTTCTAAATGCTAATCCAGATTTTAAATGGTATAAACTACCCGCTCCACCATTGAGAACTTTAACAACAAGACCAACAAACAAAAAGCCGGATGTTGGATCGAGTTATGAAGAAAATTCAACATCTACTAGTGACTCAAATTACGAGTCTTCCACTTACACAAGTAATGTTAATAACAATGCCATTCAACCAGGTAAATTAGCCGATGAATCTCAGATTGGTGGGCTGAGTTCATTATTTACACCTCAAAAAAATCAACCTCATCACAAGAAAGGGGCTGATGTTGATCGTATTCCTGACgatgatgaagatgatgaCTTTGTTGATGACgacgatgatgatgacgaATTACCAAAtatagaaaagaaaaatataaaaaatggtaCTGAGGAAATAGTTATACCTAAACCACCAAAAAAACGTTATACGGAATTACCAATAAActtggaacaaaaaaaagacTGTAAAGCTGACTTGTTTGGTGGATCAAGGACAGATAATGCCGAGTCTAAtaacaacagcagcagcaataataacaacaataagcATCATCTTGACTTAGATGAAGAGGGAAAAAAACGCGACACGAATTCTTACATAGAAGTAAATAGTCCAGAAGATGGTAATTTTCGAAGTGAGCGTAGTTGCAAGGGATTAcgttatcaaaaatttcttgctGAACAGGTGAGAAATATTGGATCAACGACACAACAAAATAAACGACGACGAACTGGCCTTaacaa AGTTACTGGCGTTGAAAAGCATACAaaggaaagaagaaattcGATATCGTCCAATGTAAGCGAAAAGACTGATTCATTGAGCAGTGAAGGAGGGAATAGTTCACGTAGTGACTTGGAGCATCTTGTTGACAG tgCTGAAGGTAAAGTCGAAGCTTCGAAGCCTGAAAATACTGGAACAGACGAAGCAGAGTACGAGCTGTGGACACGTAAACGATTCAAAGCCGA agATTTTaatctggaaaaaaaaatagaagcaTTACCATCATTAAGTTTAGAAGAATTCcaagaaaagaaaaaacaacaacgtactaaaaagaaaaaattaccccaaaaattaaatataagttCGATAACTAAACGTACTTCggttaatcaaaataaaatcgGACAACTCGATTCTCAAGCTAATGATCGGAAAGAaactaatgaaattattaatttacacgATGAGACCACTAATGCTCATTTAGTTGGTAGCCAAAAGCGAAAAGCTCGTAAACAAAGTATAACGCGTAATACTTCAGCGACTTCTTCGAAAAATTCTACCGAGGAAAAAAATCAAC catgGTGTGCATCGCCCGATCTCGAAGCACTGGCGTGTCTTGCAGAATTAGCTGCAAATAGAACGAAACTTACCaagtaa